The following are encoded together in the Choloepus didactylus isolate mChoDid1 chromosome 7, mChoDid1.pri, whole genome shotgun sequence genome:
- the LOC119540235 gene encoding frataxin, mitochondrial-like, whose protein sequence is MWTLGRRAAAGFLPPAAPQGPAQACTTARPLAEHTLLCGRRDLLTGTAANWAPGQDSLNFRCLNQILNTKKQSAHLMNLRKTGTLGDPGSLDETTYERLAEETLDSLAEFFEDLADKSYTFEDYDVSFGSGVLTIKLGGDLGTYVINKQTPNKQIWLSSPSSGPKRYDWTGKNWVYSHDGISLHELLTAELTAALKTKLDLSSLAYSGKDT, encoded by the coding sequence ATGTGGACGCTCGGGCGCCGCGCAGCCGCCGGCTTTCTGCCCCCGGCGGCGCCCCAGGGCCCGGCACAGGCCTGTACTACGGCCCGGCCGCTGGCGGAACACACCCTGCTCTGCGGCCGCCGGGACCTGCTCACCGGGACCGCCGCGAACTGGGCGCCTGGCCAAGACAGCTTGAACTTCCGCTGCCTCAACCAGATTCTGAATACCAAAAAGCAGAGTGCCCATTTGATGAATTTGAGGAAAACGGGAACTTTGGGTGATCCAGGCTCTCTAGATGAGACCACCTATGAAAGACTGGCAGAGGAAACTCTGGATTCCTTAGCAGAGTTTTTTGAAGACCTTGCAGATAAATCTTACACATTTGAGGATTATGATGTCTCATTTGGGAGTGGTGTTTTAACAATTAAACTGGGTGGAGATCTGGGAACCTATGTGATCAATAAGCAAACCCCAAACAAGCAAATCTGGTTATCTTCTCCATCCAGTGGGCCCAAGCGCTATGATTGGACTGGAAAAAACTGGGTGTACTCCCACGACGGCATTTCCCTCCATGAGCTGCTGACTGCAGAGCTGACTGCAGCTTTGAAAACCAAATTGGACTTATCTTCCTTGGCCTATTCTGGAAAAGACACTTGA